GTCTGCTTGGGACCAGACGACAGTAGACACCATCATTGTCATTTCGCCGACGAAAAGCGGCTGCAGAAAGAATATATCGTCCACTCCTGGAACGCAACAtggcacacacgcacacagacACCAAATTGGCTAAGCTCCCCGAATCAAACACCCCGGGCCATCTCAGCGGGTCCTACGGTGATCCCGTGTCTGCGCAACGTACCTTTTAGAACGGGCCTGACAGTTTTCAGGAAGCACTGTGCATTCAAAAACGAGAGTTCCAGTGCTTTCCGCGAGACCAATCCACCGAACGCCCTGTTGTATCTGGATAAGGCCTCCGGCTGGATCAGCTCCGCTGATGCCAGTTTCGTGTCCCGCATCCACACTATGTTCTCCCTTCCGATTAGAGATTTTTTCCACACGTCATGCAAGAAGACAGACTCCTCGGGTTCGGGAGGGACCAAAGAGAACATCTTTCCTGCATTGGCCTTCCGGGCAACGAATCCGCTTGCTGAGCTGGCGATAAGGCTCCGGAGCTCAGGACTGCAACTGCTGTCATCAAGCCGAGGCACCTTCTTGACAGGTTTGCCCGTCGCGTCGACGGCAACCATAACGAACGAAACGCTTCCCTTCACTTCGTTGTTCTGTGGCATAGCAAGCACAGGAGAACTACACTCGCACCTTAGAGAGGCATGGCGTAGTTTCTCTGAGAGTCGCCGCATACCACTGCGACCGGTGAGTCGCATGACCGTCTCCCAGTTGCACCAAACAtgctgcagcgcatgcaaaaCAAGGTGCCCTCGAGTACCTTCGCCCGGCTCCACAGCCTGCAATCGGGACCCTTGCGAAACGTTTAACAAGCCTCACCTGCTGCATCTCAATCCTAATGCCAACCGAAGAGGAACCGCTTTGTGTCACGCAGCCTATCAGCGTCAGGTCCTCCTCCACGCTTAGGCCTCTGACCACTCGGTCTTCCGTCGTATGACCGTCCGGCGCATCGCTGAACTCCATGTGTTCGATAGAAGCTGTTACCATCAGAGTCGTCAGCTTAGAATAACCCTCCTCTTCAGGTGTACAATAGTGGTACGCGATGTCGCCTGCAAAGCAATCGAGGACCTCCAGCAGGCGCCCCCAACGAAGAAGGCGGTCGTCATAAGCCCGGCGGAAAGCATCTCGTAGTGCTTGAGATGGGCGACATGCAAAACCTATCCGAGCTTGTATCCACCCTTCAAAGAAGCTTCTTGAATGAGCATCTGTCGATTTCTTCGTATTCGCTGGAATAAAACATTGAAGGGTGTCTGAGTCTGCTCCTATCTTATCCAACACCCACTTCGTCATCAAGCAAGTTGTTATCGGCACCTCCTTGATTTCCTGTAAAGTAAACACGCTAGGGAGGTTGCCG
This DNA window, taken from Besnoitia besnoiti strain Bb-Ger1 chromosome III, whole genome shotgun sequence, encodes the following:
- a CDS encoding hypothetical protein (encoded by transcript BESB_048640), whose translation is MALQRLARYGPKVPSHLSGGGDRVRHCGSLFRNWEAPQVPQPQPFAVCLGSPEGTRLRTASAGLRHLPQDIHRQQTVEAFRQRSLRMFSSGNLPSVFTLQEIKEVPITTCLMTKWVLDKIGADSDTLQCFIPANTKKSTDAHSRSFFEGWIQARIGFACRPSQALRDAFRRAYDDRLLRWGRLLEVLDCFAGDIAYHYCTPEEEGYSKLTTLMVTASIEHMEFSDAPDGHTTEDRVVRGLSVEEDLTLIGCVTQSGSSSVGIRIEMQQNNEVKGSVSFVMVAVDATGKPVKKVPRLDDSSCSPELRSLIASSASGFVARKANAGKMFSLVPPEPEESVFLHDVWKKSLIGRENIVWMRDTKLASAELIQPEALSRYNRAFGGLVSRKALELSFLNAQCFLKTVRPVLKGVDDIFFLQPLFVGEMTMMVSTVVWSQADEVQIQVEAFRVDPVSGDRKKTNIFHFRYDTLIDEKDTWRRKIPPKVFPSDYADYISFLEARRRYFLRRGKNELEV